The Camarhynchus parvulus unplaced genomic scaffold, STF_HiC, whole genome shotgun sequence genome has a window encoding:
- the SPTBN2 gene encoding LOW QUALITY PROTEIN: spectrin beta chain, non-erythrocytic 2 (The sequence of the model RefSeq protein was modified relative to this genomic sequence to represent the inferred CDS: inserted 4 bases in 3 codons; deleted 1 base in 1 codon): MVTSGEGACPRGVAVVTAEGAWPAGPAPRGVMSCRGLSARRGRSAEFGGPPKAAMLSPPPYDPLELPRFSDPRWEGEGGAGGPEEEEEEEEDEGSARRFERSRIKALADEREAVQKKTFTKWVNSHLAGGAHLGDLYSDLRDGRLLLRLLEGLSGETLPRPTRGRMRIHCLENVEKALRFLREQRVHLENVGSHDIVDGNPRLTLGLVWTIILRFQIQDISVETGDTRERKSAKDALLAWCQMKTAGYPNVNVQNFTTSWRDGLAFCALIHRHRPELLDVGSLRGANALHNLQSAFGVAERELGVTRLLDPEDVAVEQPDERSVLTYVAALYHHFSRMKALAVEGKRVGKVLEAAREAEGLAGRYEAQAAELLGWIQRSLLLLTDRRLPRGIPGLQGQLQAFSAYRTTEKPPRFEDKGSLEVLLFSLRSRLRANNQRQFVPREGTHSADINRAWERLEKAEHGRELALRSELLRQQHLEQLAARFHRKAALRETWLGDNQRLVAQDNFGGSLGGVEAALRKHEAIESDIAAYGSRVRAVTAVAAELEAECYHDMGGIATRRDHVVSLWEALRAQVAARRERLRAHLELQRLLRDLEHLMGWMEEMEVRLQSRDFGQHLSQVDDLLQIHALVEGDVAAQAERVRSVGAAAERFLGEGGGYRPCPPEQLRARVAALELRYRGLSALSAQRRLRLERSRRLWKFLWDAGEEEAWMREQERLLRCPELGRDLPGALRMLSQLEAIRGALGGRAGPLQQLLERGRELLAQGAPAAAAVSRRIRELESLWAALPALAGARERRLRAAAGRFQLDAEAAEAEAWLAAAARRVAAPELGHDERSAGMLERRLRELQDEMRRRGPALAALREQAMPGDAADLPDVLPGLAERLAELERRHRELEERAELRRLELRDALGLFAARSEADACALWVGEREQWLLSMEIPERIEDLEVVQQRFETLEPELAALAARVASVGRVTEELRGSGDRNRESARDTWEQLRDRWERFRALAERKKVALTAALNIHNFRLECHETRGWMREKTAAIEATRALGRDLAGITALQGKLSGMGRDLDAIQGKLRELRAEGEKLQGEQPERAPEIREELAGLEAEWDALRRCHRSREESLGQARRLQGFLRDLAALQAWLSRTRAAAGSEDVPASLAEAEGSLRQHESLRTEISHYGADYRSARAAGREVTRGQTDAQSLSLLQRLEALDADWEELGRVWEKRQRLLAQAVAFHVFLRDAKQVEGTLGKQEHTLAHTEMPGTVPGAEAAVRRLEEFLVALDTGTERVRALTDTGRKLLGEGGVHAEKVRETVESVESRHQKIRESAQELLGRLRDNWELQKFLQDGQELTLWLNEKLPVARDVSYEGTRDLQGKWQKHQAFAAELAANRGWLEALEKDGEQLARARPALAGQVTAPRQELRALWAQVEAAAAAKGRGLAEAARAESCAQACAGLRSWLAGVRAQLRSGHCGQDLTSVGVLLTRHQLLETQAALREQEVGALRAQAGGLSPGHPRSAGVQEQVRELEQQFRELREPLRERGRSLAAARELHQFRRDLEDELLWVQERQALAMSTDHGKDLPSVQLLLQKNETLQKELQGRERRVSELLERGPLPGPGVPAPAVPGGGVPALREAWKELRAQVERRQRRLEAALAAQRFLRDAAAAEAWLGERELHMLAQDKAKDEPGAQAMLSRHLGLEQELRDYGGTVELLAEQGRAMAGSGHPDGERLRARAAQLQRLYAGLCHLAGERRAALQGHHRLCQLRRDLDDLEQWISEREVVAASRELGQDFEHVTLLRDKFRKFSRDTGGLGQERVDAANAAAAALISGGHXRRAAVAQWQAGLNEAWAELLELVATLGAGAGGAHDLQRFXRGARQVLEQLRAKARQVPEELGRDLRGAEGLERQHRAFEHDVQALSAQVTAVQDSAARLAAAYAGPRAEELRAQEGAVATAWAELRGAASXRRRLLGDSVEQFRFLRAARDLRLWMDGVQLQLQARERPRDVTAAELLIQQHQGLRAELEAREGSCFGAAVAAATALLQRGHHDADKLSQELAELQERRRDIGERWQDKLEWLQTVLEVLVFGRDAATAEAWLASREPLARAPELGSSLAEAETLLKRHQSFQKAAAAWEERFAALSRLTTGPAHPPEPPPGAPGPQRDPPRRRREPEGRRRGGPAGGAAATLPPRAPPPPETLEGGLCRKQELEAPGKRATNRSWQSLYCVLRGGVLSVFKDARGAGAGVPYHGEPPGPLRGARCQPATAYRKRKHVFRLGLSDGKEFLFQAKDEADMALWLRGIEAAAGAVPGSGGPREGSGVPGGPPKGMSRALSLPPVPPPAEGAPRAREHKEREKRFSFFKKNK; this comes from the exons ACGAGCGCGAGGCCGTGCAGAAGAAAACCTTCACCAAGTGGGTGAATTCTCACCTGGCGGGGGGGGCGCACCTGGGGGACCTTTACAGCGACCTGAGGGACGGGCGGctcctgctgaggctgctcGAGGGGCTCTCGGGGGAGACCCTG CCGCGCCCCACGCGGGGCCGCATGCGGATCCACTGCCTGGAGAACGTGGAGAAGGCGCTGCGCTTCCTGCGCGAGCAGCGCGTGCACCTGGAGAACGTGGGCTCGCACGACATCGTGGACGGCAACCCCCGCCTGACCCTCGGCCTGGTCTGGACCATCATCCTGCGCTTCCAG ATCCAGGACATCAGCGTGGAGACCGGGGACACGCGGGAGAGGAAATCGGCCAAGGACGCGCTGCTGGCCTGGTGCCAGATGAAAACCGCGGG GTACCCCAATGTGAACGTGCAGAACTTCACCACGAGCTGGAGGGACGGGCTGGCCTTCTGTGCCCTCATCCACCGGCACCG GCCGGAGCTGCTGGACGTGGGGTCGCTGCGCGGAGCCAACGCCCTCCACAACCTGCAGAGCGCCTTTGGCGTGGCCGAGCGCGAGCTGGGGGTCACCCGGCTGCTGGACCCCgagg ATGTGGCCGTGGAGCAGCCGGACGAGCGGTCAGTGCTGACCTACGTGGCTGCGCTCTACCATCACTTCTCCAGGATGAAGGCGCTGGCCGTGGAGGGAAAACGCGTCGGGAAG GTGCTGGAGGCAGCGCGCGAGGCCGAGGGCCTGGCCGGGCGCTACGAGGCGCAGGCGGCcgagctgctgggctggatccagcgctcgctgctgctgctcacggACCGGCGCCTGCCCCGCGGCATCCCCggcctgcaggggcagctgcaggccTTCAGCGCCTACCGCACCACCGAGAAACCGCCCCG gTTTGAGGACAAGGGctccctggaggtgctgctgttcTCGCTCCGGAGCCGCCTCCGCGCCAACAACCAGAGACAGTTCGTGCCCCGGGAGGGGACGCACAGCGCCGACATCAACAGG gcGTGGGAGCGGCTGGAGAAGGCGGAGCACGGCCGGGAGCTGGCGCTGCGCTCGGAGCTGCTccggcagcagcacctggagcagctggccGCCAGGTTCCACCGCAAGGCCGCGCTCAGGGAGACCTGGCTGGGGGACAACCAGCGcctggtggcacag GACAATTtcggggggtccctggggggggTCGAGGCCGCGCTGCGCAAGCACGAGGCCATCGAGAGCGACATCGCCGCCTACGGGAGCCGCGTGCGCGCCGTCACCGCCGTGGCCGCCGAGCTGGAGGCCGAGTGCTATCACGACATGGGCGGCATCGCGACACGGCGCGACCACGTGGTGTCGCTCTGGGAGGCGCTGCGGGCTCAGGTGGCGGCGCGGCGAGAGCGGCTCCGGGcgcacctggagctgcagcgGCTCCTGCGCGACCTGGAGCACCTGATGGGCTggatggaggagatggag gtgcGGCTGCAGTCGCGGGATTTCGGGCAGCACCTGAGCCAGGTGGACGATCTGCTGCAGATCCACGCCCTGGTCGAGGGGGACGTGGCGGCCCAGGCCGAGAGGGTTCGGAGTGTGGGGGCGGCGGCCGAGCGCTTCCTCGGGGAGGGGGGCG ggtACCGCCCGTGCCCCCCGGAGCAGCTGCGGGCCCGCGTGGCGGCTCTGGAGCTGCGCTACCGGGGGCTCTCGGCGCTCTCGGCGCAGCGGCGGCTGCGGCTGGAGCGCTCCCGGCGCCTCTGGAAGTTCCTGTGGGACGCGGGCGAGGAGGAGGCCTGGATGCGGGAGCAGGAGCGGCTCCTGCGCTGCCCGGAGCTGGGCCGGGACCTGCCGGGAGCCCTGAGGATGCTGAGCCAGCTCGAAGCCATCCGAGGGGCGCTGGGGGGACGCGCGGGGccgctgcagcagctgctggagcggggccgggagctgcTGGCGCAGGGAGCCCCCG CCGCGGCCGCCGTGTCCCGGCGGATCCGGGAGCTGGAGTCGCTCTgggcggcgctgccggcgctgGCGGGGGCCCGggagcggcggctccgcgcGGCCGCGGGGCGATTCCAGCTGGACGCGGAGGCGGCCGAGGCCGAGGCGTGGCTGGCGGCCGCCGCCCGGCGAGTGGCGGCGCCGGAGCTCGGCCACGACGAGCGCTCGGCGGGGATGCTGGAGCGGCGTTTGCGGGAGCTGCAGGACGAGATGCGGCGGCGAGGGCCGGCGCTGGCGGCGCTGCGGGAGCAGGCGATGCCCGGAGATGCCGCCGACCTTCCCGACGTGCTGCCGGGGCTGGCGGAGCGGCTGGCGGAGCTGGAGCGGCGGCACCGGGAGCTGGAGGAGCGGGCGGAGCTGCGGCGCCTGGAGCTGCGGGACGCGCTGGGATTGTTCGCGGCGCGCAGCGAGGCCGATGCCTGCGCGCTCTGGGTGGGCGAGAgggagcagtggctgctctcCATGGAGATTCCCGAGCGGATCGAGGACCTGGAGGTGGTGCAGCAGCG GTTCGAGACGCTGGAGCCGGAGctggcggcgctggcggcgcgCGTGGCCTCCGTGGGCCGCGTCACGGAGGAGCTGCGGGGATCCGGGGACAGGAACCGGGAGAGCGCCCGGGacacctgggagcagctccGGGACAG GTGGGAGCGGTTCCGTGCGCTGGCCGAGCGCAAGAAGGTGGCGCTGACCGCGGCGCTGAACATCCACAATTTCCGCCTGGAATGCCACGAGACGCGGGGCTGGATGCGGGAGAAGACGGCGGCGATCGAGGCCACGCGGGCGCTGGGCCGGGACCTGGCGGGGATCACGGCGCTGCAGGGGAAGCTGTCGGGGATGGGGCGCGACCTGGACGCCATCCAGGGAAAGCTGCGGGAGCTGCGGGCCGAGGGCGAGAagctgcagggggagcagccGGAGCGAGCGCCCGAGATCCGCGAGGAGCTGGCGGGACTCGAGGCCGAGTGGGACGCGCTGCGCCGGTGCCACCGGAGCCGCGAGGAGTCCCTGGGGCAGGCGCGGCGGCTCCAGGGCTTCCTGCGGGACCTGGCGGCGCTCCAGGCCTGGCTGTCCCGCACCCGCGCGGCCGCGGGCTCCGAGGATGTCCCCGCGTCCCTGGCCGAGGCCGAGGGCTCCCTGCGGCAGCACGAGAGCCTCCGCACCGAGATCTCGCACTACGGCGCCGATTACCGGAGCGCCCGCGCCGCCGGCCGGGAGGTGACGCGGGGACAGACGGACGCGCAgagtctgtccctgctgcagcgCCTGGAAGCGCTGGATGCGGACTGGGAAGAGCTGGGCCGGGTGTGGGAGAAGAGGCAGCGGCTCCTGGCCCAGGCTGTCGCCTTCCACGTGTTCCTGCGGGACGCCAAGCAGGTGGAGGGGACGCTGGGGAAGCAG GAGCACACGCTGGCCCACACGGAGATGCCGGGCACGGTGCCGGGGGCGGAGGCGGCCGTGCGGAGGCTGGAGGAGTTCCTGGTCGCACTGGACACCGGCACCGAGCGCGTCCGGGCGCTCACGGACACCGGGAGGAAGCTGCTGGGCGAGGGCGGCGTCCACGCGGAAAAGGTGCGGGAGACGGTGGAGTCGGTGGAAAGCAG gcaccaGAAGATCCGGGAATcggcccaggagctgctggggcgGCTGCGGGATaactgggagctgcagaagtTCCTGCAGGATGGCCAGGAG CTGACGTTGTGGCTGAACGAGAAGCTGCCGGTGGCTCGGGACGTGTCCTACGAGGGCACGCGGGACCTGCAGGGCAAGTGGCAGAAGCACCAGGCCTTCGCCGCCGAGCTCGCGGCCAACCGGGGCTGGCTGGAGGCGCTGGAGAAG GACGGCGAGCAGCTGGCACGGGCACGTCCAGCCCTGGCCGGACAAGTGACCGCCCCCCGGCAGGAGCTGCGGGCGCTGTGGGCTCAGGtggaggcggcggcggccgccaaGGGCCGGGGTTTGGCCGAGGCCGCGCGCGCCGAGAGCTGCGCCCAGGCCTGCGCCGGACTGCGCTCGTGGCTGGCCGGAGTCCGCGCCCAGCTCCGCTCTGGCCACTGCGGCCAGGACCTGACCAGCGTCGGGGTCCTGCTGACCCGGCACCag ctgctggagaCGCAGGCGGCGCTGCgggagcaggaggtgggggCGCTGCGGGCTCAGGCCGGGGGGCTCAGCCCGGGGCACCCCCGGAGCGCgggggtgcaggagcaggtgcgggagctggagcagcagttcCGGGAGCTGCGGGAGCCGCTGCGGGAGCGCGGGCGGAGCCTGGCGGCCGCCAGGGAGCTGCACCAGTTCCGGAGGGACCTGGAGGATGAGCTG ctgtgggtgcaggagcGCCAGGCCCTGGCCATGTCCACGGACCACGGCAAGGACCTGCCCTcggtgcagctgctgctccagaagaACGAG acgctgcagaaggagctgcagggccgCGAGCGCCGCGTGTCGGAGCTGCTGGAGCGGGGGCcgctgcccggcccgggggtcccggccccGGCGGTGCccggggggggggtcccggctcTGAGGGAGgcctggaaggagctgagggCGCAGGTGGAGCGGAGGCAGCGGCGCCTGGAGGCCGCCCTGGCCGCGCAGCGCTTCCTGCGCGACGCCGCGGCCGCCGAGGCCtggctgggagagagggagctGCACATGCTGGCCCAGGACAAGGCCAAG gacGAGCCGGGCGCCCAGGCCATGCTGAGCCggcacctggggctggagcaggagctgcgcGACTACGGCGGCAccgtggagctgctggcagagcagggccggGCCATGGCGGGCAGCGGCCACCCCGACgg CGAGCGGCTCCGTGCCCGCGCGGCGCAGCTGCAGCGCCTCTACGCGGGGCTGTGTCACCTGGCCGGGGAGCGCAGGGCCGCCCTGCAGGGCCACCACCGGCTGTGCCAGCTGCGCCGCGACCTCGATGACCTGGAGCAGTGGATCTCGGAGAGAGAGGTGGTGGCGGCGTCCcgggagctggggcaggactTCGAGCACGTCACg CTGCTGCGGGACAAGTTCCGCAAGTTCTCCCGGGACACGGGCGGGCTGGGCCAGGAGCGGGTGGACGCGGCCaacgcggcggcggcggcgctgatCTCCGGGGGCCA CCGGCGCGCGGCCGTGGCCCAGTGGCAGGCGGGGCTCAACGAGGCCTGGGccgagctgctggagctggtggccaCGCTGGGCGCAGGAGCTGGCGGCGCGCACGACCTGCAGCGCT GCCGCGGCGCCcggcaggtgctggagcagctccgcGCCAAGGCCCGGCAGGTGCCCGAGGAGCTGGGCCGGGACCTGCGCGGGGCCgaggggctggagaggcagcaccGCGCCTTCGAGCACGACGTGCAGGCGCTGAGCGcgcag gtgacGGCTGTCCAGGACTCCGCAGCCCGCCTGGCCGCGGCGTACGCGGGCCCGCGG GCCGAGGAGCTGCGGGCGCAGGAGGGCGCGGTGGCCACGGCCTGGGCCGAGCTCCGCGGCGCTGCCA GCCGGCGCCGCCTGCTCGGGGACAGCGTGGAGCAATTCCGGTTCCTGCGCGCCGCCCGCGACCTGCGGCTCTGGATGGACggagtgcagctgcagctgcaggcccGCGAGAGGCCCAG GGATGTCACCGCGGCCGAGCTGCTgatccagcagcaccaggggctgcgGGCGGAGCTGGAGGCGCGCGAGGGCTCCTGCTTCGGGGCCGCCGTGGCCGCGGCCACCGCGCTGCTGCAGCGCGGCCACCATGACGCCGACAAG ctgtcccaggagctggctgagctCCAGGAGCGCCGCAGGGACATCGGGGAGCGCTGGCAGGACAAGCTGGAGTGGCTGCAGACCG tgctggaggtgctggtgttCGGGCGCGATGCGGCCACGGCCGAGGCCTGGCTGGCCAGCAGGGAGCCCCTGGCCCGCGCCCCCGAgctgggctccagcctggccGAGGCCGAGACCCTCCTCAAACGGCACCAGAGCTTCCAGAAGGCAGCGGCTGCCTGGGAGGAGAGATTCGCTGCCCTGAGCCGCCTCACCAcg gGCCCCGCCCACCCCCCAGAGCcgccccccggagcccccggcccTCAACGGGATCCGCCCCGACGGCGCCGCGAGCCAG AGGGGCGCAGGAGGGGGGGCCCGGCCGGGGGGGCGGCGGCCACGCtgcccccccgcgccccccccccGCCCGAGACCCTCGAGGGGGGGCTGTGCCGGAAACAGGAGCTGGAGGCGCCCGGCAAGAGAGCCACCAACCG gtcCTGGCAGAGCCTGTACTGCGTGCTGCGGGGGGGGGTCCTGAGCGTGTTCAAGGacgcgcggggggcgggggcgggggtCCCGTACCACGGCGAGCCCCCCGGCCCCCTGCGCGGCGCCCGCTGCCAGCCCGCCACCGCCTACCGCAAACGGAAACACGTCTTCAGGCTGGG GCTGAGCgatgggaaggaattcctgttCCAGGCTAAGGACGAG GCCGACATGGCCCTGTGGCTCCGGGGGATCGAagccgccgccggggccgtgccgggcTCGGGGGGGCCCCGGGAGGGCTcgggggtccccgggggtcCCCCCAAGGGGATGTCGAGGGCCCTGAGCctccccccggtgccccccccgGCCGAGGGAGCCCCCCGGGCCCGCGAGCacaaggagagggagaaacGCTTCAGCTTCTTCAAGAAGAACAAGTAG